GGCTGGATGTCTGTTAAGATAGACGTGAAAGAAGATTCTGATCCGAATGGAACCTCCTTAGAAAGTTGATTGAACTCTTGGCTTTCACCAAAACTTCATCTGGGGTTAACTTCTGCCCACCATCAGCCACACTCCAAACATGATTGGCAAATCTACCTACCCACTATCCAACATCCTCTCCATTATCCAGGAAAAGCCTGACTCAAGTACACATGAACTGCAAAGCGGATGGCATGACCCATTTTACTAAACCAAccgctcccccccccccccccccccccccctctctctctctctctctctctctctctcctcctttcCTTTTCTACAATTATGGAAAGATCTTTGAAATTGGAACCTACCTGAGACGTGAGGAGCTTACTCCAAGCCACCACTCTAACGAAGCCCTAGGGATTCGAAATGTATCCTATAATTATTCTGACTTTGTTTgctcattaaaaaagaaaacataatacGACATTCAGCATAAATGAGAATAATCCTCATTGCAGCTTTCAACAACTGATTGGGATAAGCAAATCTACAATCATAAAAACTTATTCAGCGGAACAAAAGTCCCTTTTTTCTAGGTAAAAAAGAACTTCAATCTTGTAGTCCCATAGGATAGCTTCCTCCCTCAATGGCAGCACATATCACATAATATGGACACGGCAAACAGGGATTGTAGCAATAATAGGTACTTTTTCTCCCCTTTCTGGAACAAGTAacataaaatcttataaaaaatatatatatatcaagaagATGAGACACCTAAGTGTGCATGCCATATATAAGGGATCACCAAAAGAATAAAGGAAATTGATGGTTATAAAGCGGACAATCTGCAGAGATGCAActagttgtaagtttgggggttcACTTCTTTGATAAAACACTCCAACAGGCAATACATTTGCAGTCAAGAACTGCAAGATGTCTAAACGTGGAGAAGCTCCTCGTACATTAAGGAAATGACAGATAAATGACAAGTGACAGGAAAACTAATGACCGACACAAAGATTTGTGCACCAAAAGGCACCGAAGCATACTAAATTCAAGAATAACCGTACAAGATCCTAGATTTCGTGAAAATAACATTGGAGCACTAGGCTTTCtgttcttttcactttcttccAATGTGTAAGATAAAAGTTTTAGTCAACTACTACTTCCAATGGCCCAAGAGAAAAGCCAACTTCCACATATGGAATGGACGCAAAAGAAGACAATCTTCTTCTTATCTCCCAAAGAGAATTTCCAATGATGTTCTCAATATAAGCAGAATGAGTCCAATGGCCCAAGAGAAAAGCTAACTTCCACATATGGAATGGACGCAAAAGAAGACAATCTTCTTCTTACCTCCCAAAGAGAATTTCCAATGATGTTTCAATATAAGCAGAATGAATTATCAATCTAGAAACAAGTAAGATGGAAGGGTcatattcaaaaacataaactGCAAATCTTGTGACTATGCTCTGAATAGCACATGTTATCAATCTACAGTACACCAAAGGCACCACAATCATAacggagaagaaaaaaattaaagttcaGAGTAACACATAAGAACAGCTCTGAAACCTCATGCTTCTACCGAATTGCCGAGCACAAAGGAGAACAGTTCGCGCACTGGAGAAAACTCCACCAACCCTATATCCATAGCATACCCGGTAACCGGCATCTTCAAGTCCCGCAATACGCAAAATGCCTCGGCCATCCGAGTCTTCGGCACTTGCTGAGCAACGGCGCAATAAGGAATCCACGAGTCTTGTCTATACTCATCCGTTATTTCTACCCCTTCCCTCTTCATTGTATCGCACAATTGCGCCTGGAACTGGAGAAGCGACAACGAGGGCGTAGGCGATAGAAAAAGCACGTTGTTTTCATCGGGAAGACTCCCAATTGAAGAGAAAGATAGAGGCAAAGATTCTTGCTTTGAAGCAAAGCTCTTAACTACGTTTTCGAGCATCGGCAGATCGATAGAGGGGCTGGAGAAGAGGGTGATATGTGGACGGGATTCAATTTCGATGAGTTGCGTGCTGATTTGGCGACGAGCGAGCACGTTCCAGGCCTTCAAGACCTGGTTTTCGAGGGCGGGATCGAAGTAAAGCTCTATAGCATAGCCTTGTGACATTGTAATTGCAATCAAAATTCAGAAAGAAAAGGAGTGAATTGAAGAGAAAGGAGCACAACCCAAGAACCAAAATTGGGATCTCGAGATAACCCAATAAAGGAAATGTAACAAGCAGAAATCCTTGAGATTTCGTGGAAGAATAGAGGGAATGAGAACTAGCCAAATGAGATTGAAGGGAAATGAGGGCTGAGAGATGAAAAATATGTGAGAATCAAAGTTGCGAACAGaggttaaaaaaacaaaaccctagAGATTTAGGGCAATAACAGAAAAAATGACAGACACCCAGATGAAATTCAAGGTAAAAGAAGCCAAAGGAGTGAGAAAACATGAGGAAGAAAATGGAAGTGAGCTGAGAAATGCGCAATTTATAGAAAAGGGAAAGGGAAGAGGGAGAGAGTCTTAAGAGGGGTATTGGTATATAAATGGGAAATTGCAAGAAACAACGACGGTGGGCGTAAAGTTCCAATCAGAAAGAGATGGAGAATAAAGGGCATCAAATCAAAAGGATTTGTGAGGAACTGTGTTTTTGCGAGGTTTAACAAGTATTCCCCAGTAAATCACGCTGCCCAGTGCCCAGCCCCCAcagccacagagagagagagagagagagagagagcggggTAAGAACTCCCACGAATGGTGCCTAGCATCGGAACCcaataacccaaaaaaaaaaaaaaaaaaactccaaacaTAGAAATGCTAGATTAATTCATAGAGTTTGCAAgtgttgtataattattttaaaaaaaataaaatttagtattaaaatattaattaatttttcatataaatataatatttatttattttttagaaaataactGTGTAACGATATTTATACActttatgattataaatatcatttctctattctatACAAACCAATATGGAATTTCTAATAGGAAAATTCGATACACAACCGTGCGATAACCCCGCCGTGGCCTCGGTCTCACGTACACGCTAGCGAAAATCGAAGCGTCATgataatgacaacacgggttacgcatcccatcgccaagtgccgaATATGTGTGCAAGCAACACATGTATAATAAAAATAGCGCATcggtaataaaagtcttacaactaagtaccagaattttgtttaaatataaattcgcTTAAAGCACAAGCgtatcaaaatattacaagtcacaATAACTAACCAGTCacaatatattgtaaaaacaataatatatttaaatctaaaataaagttgctataaaataatttccaaataatCAAAGGGCTGCAAACgacgaagaaaaagcaacgtaacagtgtaaaaacattgtggccgtgggttgcaAAATACCCCAtattgaatggggacaaaccaagacttgtgATTGATAGAGAATAACTTAGAGGTGTTTTATAAAGTtagtggaagtgagagttggccgtgggtggcggaggaaataaaggtggaaggccaaaaagcccaaaatgGAAGGTGAGATCGTGGGTGTTGCTCTGATGACGGATCGGaactggaaatgggtggtttaggttggcaagaggtcgatgatgaagtggtgaagagattaTGATTGAAGGTGGAGTGACGGCAGCGCTGGAGCTCAAAAACGccgcggcttggaggagctcatggtgATTAATGGTGGTTCGGATGGAGGTAAAATTTGGTAGGGatgatcaccggccggaggaGAAGAAAACTAGATGGGCAGTGCAGGTCACGGCGCCAGCGAAAGGTAGTTCTGGGCGACCGAAATAAAATAACAGGAGGGAAAGGGAAGAGCGTCGcgcgcacggggagagagaaaccggagGAAAAAAGTggggaaaaggaaagaaaaaagagaaagaagagaaaggagaaaaagaaaaagagaaaaaaaaaagatgagaaaaaaaatgagatccagtcctcacttTTGGAGTCTAGAAACTAATCTAACGAAAGTaactttaaaagttataaattgaataacataatttaaacacaacatctagctaaaatataataattaaatagtaaaaactaacgattaaattttaaatccaaataaaataaattaaacaataatttaaacacaaaataataattagtaataagaaaacaccacaaaataaattttacaattaaataaattcaattaaaatttgataatttaaaataaaagaaccaatattttaattaaattaaaatattaattcattaaaaatacacataaaaatagGATTTCACATCTAGTACCTATGTGACATAAGAAAAAAacgattttcatttttttaaaatgaaaatcccTCCTTTTTGTTCAAAATCACTCCTTGTTCTCTCATCCCTCTCCTTTGACCTCTGTCATCTCTCATCCCTCTCATCCATGACCCCTCTCATCAAGTATAATTTGTGAAAAATGATTGAAGCTGAGTCTTTGGTTTCCTTGCAGGCTCCACAAGAAGCAATTGCACAAATTCAACTATGTTTCCAGTTGGAGGCACTTTTACTGAGGAAAAAGTCCTTGAGCATTGGTGATTCTCCAGCACTTCGTGCTGAAAAggtctcattttttattttattttattttttatgtatgatGAAAGATCTCAACTGAGTCCAATGATAATAGGTTAGTTTTCATTTCTCTTACCTAGGGCACAATTTAAGTGTCCCAAATATCCCAGCCAGGAGTTATTTTATGGTATTGGGCAAGCACCAACATTGATTCTGTATGGAAGGAACAGAGCTGTGAAGAAAGCTTCTAATATTTGACTCATTTGTCGGCATTATCTTtgataaattttctttatatgcTATTTTATAGATGGCTGGTATACAACAAGCTTAACCGTGCCTCTGAGTGACAGATGTTATGACATTGGTGCTGTAGCACCATTGTAGTATCTTCTTCTGGTGCTGCTACAATTTTCTATGTTCATGATACGGAAATATCGGTTCAAACTTACTTCAGGCTGTCATACTTATAGTTCAAGAATACTTGATGCTTCCCCTTTTTTGGCTGAATTAGAGCCGTGCTACTGTCTTTATTCCTTCCTAGACATATCTCCTATGGCATGCATCCCAGGCATATCCGACTAAATGTGTCATCCATGTCTAATACTGGCATTTTCATGCATTTTGGTGTGTTtaggaaataaaaatcatagaaTTGTACAATTGGTTTTGAAACTCGTCGTtagtaattttatttcaaatttcacCATTGATAGTTTATGTAACTCTTTGCTCGCTTTATGCAAATTCTTCATGATTACTCTATCATAGTTTTCTGTGGTTGATACTTGATAGTTGAAGATGCCATATGTGCAGGTTGATAAATTGATAGTATTATCAGATTCTTTGGCTAAATCTACCTCAAAAGTTGAAAAACGGATTTTAGACCACAAGTTCATATTGTATCTCAGAACTTGCTTTTAAGTTTTCGACTTGAGTTGTTATGTGTTTGTATGGATAGCCGCATATGCTTACATGTGCGTGTATGAGTGGATGGATTTGCTTTTGCGTTGTGATGGcttacttatatttttttaggatAAGGGATGCCCGTGGTTTCTTTAAGCCAATAAAGGGGAAATAAATGACAAATATTTCCTCTTTATTGTCATATACAAGTGACTGAGCTACAACTTTGAGAAAGAATGAatgaaatgttaaaaaaatagaaagaggttGAGAAGATGCTTAAGGGAATCAAAAAAAGGGAGATTAAACTGCGCAAGATAGTGGATCAGATCGAGAAGATACTCGAGGGAATCAAGAAGGGGGAATTGGTGCGTAACACACAAGAAGCTAAAATAAGGCGTTTGGGCACTCTATTCAGATATATTGCTATTTTGCATCTATACATGCGTTTTACCTCTTCTTATATAAGTAATTTGAGATTGTTGTTAGTAGTTCTGTATTTAGGTATTAGACTTGTACATTTGCATTAGCCATTGAGCAGTTTGGAGTTATTTTGGTGGTTATGCAAAGTTATTTTGTGCAATATTATCCAAAGTTATTTTGTAAATATAGCAACTCTTGTTAAATGCAATCAATGAGTTTGGTTGGGAATCATATGTCGATAATTGACTGTTTGTTAAAGGTGAATGGGAAGTAGTTTATAAGCAATTGCTTTGCAATTAACACATACTTCATTGTTCCTTTGTTTCATGATTGATTATGGAAGGTCTGGCTGTATGATGCTGCATGTCAAATATGGAGATATTGATGCAGCATGTCAAAGTGTTTTAAAGCAACTACGCCTGTATCAAATAGATAAAACAAccaatttcttcaaaatatgCAATAATGTTCAACCCACAACTCCCTCAAATACCTATAATGTTCAATCCACAAATCCAAGAGCACAACAAAGTGCATAAAAGAGCACAATAAGTATTTAATCCACAAATCCAAGAGCACAACAAAGCCCCTCAAATATATTCAATTTACATAGGTTTCTTGGAATACATTCAATACACAAATAAATATATCCACAATGTCATCCATCAAATAAGAATCACTTCATTGCAATGGTTGTGATTCATCTAACCCAATTTACACCGATTGTGATTCATCCAACCCAATCTacatctgtaaataataaatcCCAAATATTAATCAGctaataaatattagtattaaactCGAGGAAAAAGTTATGAACCATTTACGCTTTCTTGACTCTGCATCACTATTTCGCTTTCTTGACTCTACATCACTATTTCTTAGGGCTAGGTTCCAGTAATATCTAAAGCCAAGCTTTCTCTTTATGGAATAGCCGGCTGGAAATCAAATGTAAATATACAACCAAATATTGGAGTTTGAAACAACATGTTCAAGTTCAGTTGACATCTTGTAAATCTCATTCacaataaaaaggaaataacagCCTAGGCTTAAATGTGTTCTTCTAATTAAAATGGCATTCAAGCAATTAAAATGCCGAGTGAAAGGACATGGGGGTTTTTAAAACAGGAGGACAGAGAGCTGAAATCATCCTTTGGAAACGTACCTGGAGAAATTCTAACAAACTTAATTGCTGGAATTGATGCTCATGATCATATGCATGCAGGAATTTAAAAggtttgaaaaaagaaagccaCAAAAACCTCAGAGAATCTACTTTTTGAAGAAACGGTGAATGTGACCTTACGGGTTGTAAAATTTTACAGATATCTCAAAACTTGTTGATAGAGATCACCAATATTGCTTTACGCATAATTGTCAAGTTGGGCTGTTTCATATGACCTTCTGATCAATCTATACAATGGAAATCACTGAACAAGATTTGAAAGCATACTTATCAACATAAATTCAGCAATATCTTCACACATATACTAGCACAAGATAGTTAATGCCTACAAAACTTACTATTTGTTACAATATATGATTTTGAAACTGATTTATATATCTTGTTCATTAGTCAATTCCAGCATCTATACTAATTATCTTCTGTTTGTATAGATGCTGCATGCATATACTCCCGGGATTCCTTTTGTGGTACTGCAAGGTGCTACAGCTATACTCCACAAGGATTTCATGAGTTGGCACCAAATTCTCAACCTAGACCAATATTTTTCAGTGTTTGTATCAGATCAATTCTCTCAAAGAAGGATGAAAGAGACATATATGTTTTTAAAGTCTttcacttaaatattttcaagttcGAACAATAACTttaaagatgatttttttttttttttcccgtcgCTTCTAACATTTGAAACGAGGAGGCATCATGATTATGCTCAATAATCTTCACCGATGGGATccactttctttttatttttcctccaCCGACAAGCTAAAATACATTTACAACTAAAATCAAGCTTAAAAAAACACCCCAAGCAAAGATATCAAATTTCCTTGTAAATGGTCTCTGTATAATCCCagaaaaagccatttttcacatacaaacagaaaagaaaagagcaaCCCAGAGCAAGAACCCAGCTAAAATGTCGATGAAAGAAAAACCCAGCCAAAATCCATCAACAAGCCGTTCTCTTATCCAGAAATAAACTACTCatattaataagataaaataaattttaaaaactaaatgcACTAGCAATAACTTTGAGCAGTATACTCGAGGGGGTTAGATAGCATCTTTCTTCATGAATATCATTATAGAATATGAGATAAAGGGAGAGAATATTATCaaaaatcattattattatatatatatatataatgataggTATCACCTCACAGCAGAATGCTTAGAACTCATCcaacaaatttaaattttcGGAAAAACTAGCATAGCAACCCACGGCTATAGTCTTCCACTTAAATCGTAGTTTGATCCCAGGAAAAATCCAACCTGTGACATGAGATTCATGCATAAAGTTCACCCTTATTACATGGACTACACATGGGTAGGTACGTCACCAAGAATATATACAAGCATGGGAAATAAATGGGATAAATTGGACTCATTCCCCAATCAACTTTTATAGTTTAATCTTTGATGCATCTATGAATGATACTTTTATGATAATAGCAGCTGTTTGACGCAATTCATAAGGAAAAATTCTAGAAGCTTGGACATCAAAACTCAAATCGACCAATCCATATATAGGTGAAGCTACTACACAGCACTACAACATGCAATTTCTCTCAATTTCAAATCAATCATTTTAGAAGGAGATGATCTTCTAGTCACAACAACTATCGAACATGCTGACATAACAAATTGACAAATCTCACCCAACAACTATCGAACATGCTGACGTAACAAATTGACAAATCTCACCAAACATTGAGGATATTCTTGCGTATTCAATTGCTCAAAAGGCAGTGACcaatcttatttaaaaaaatttaattacaaagatattaatatgtatattaatttaatataattaattaaaaagtaaattttattaaaaatagtattaattttttaatatgaatgaatcagtattaatatatagattaatacgtGACTCTATTTATGTACAATAAAACTCATCTTATTATTGATAGTATACCTTAGCTATTGTTCCTACATGTATTATCTTGATAAATAGTAGAAAGGATCTACCTTCTAACTATGTAATACCAACCTTCCACTCTGTAAATGTTATGCTAGCTTgattagaagaaagaaaaaagagttaaGGAGATAGCTCATCCTCTTCCTATGtgattttgagaaaataaatatcttaatattctcataaatcttatagattaaaattatttatgtaaattataattttaaattatgtataatcttttaaaataaataatatttgtagttaggATAAAGCTACTTTTGGATGTTGAactgaattgagatgaaagttaaaagttgaataaaatattattagaatattatttttttaatattattattattttaatatttaaaaaatttgatttttttattatattttatgttaaaatttgagaaaattgtaatgattaaataaaataattttaaaaaccaaactgacctacatatatatttttttaaaatgaataaatacgagagtaataaattttattttattttttaaaaatatacacaaaaattACACGCTCCAATGCAATTGCCAATAGCATTAGTACATTACCCATCTTTCAATAACATAAATAACATGAAGTAAACCATCTTGGATTCTCTTGCATTCTAATATTCTATCCCTCAAACCGAAATGGGCGAAAATAAACGAAAACGCGGTCGTAAACCCAAAACGCCGGCCGAAGAAAACAAGGATTTCCTGTACACTACCGCCAAAGCAAACGATGTCGCCTCTGGACCCTTCTCCGTTACCGTCCCCGCCACCGAAACTACAGCAGAGCCTAAAGATCTCTCGCCCTCCCGGCGCGGCCGCGGCCGTCCCCGCAAGGTCAAGAAGAACAAAAACCCGCGCCCCAACATAGCGGCTTCTCCAGAACGCCGGGGTTCCAGACACACGGAGCAAAACGGCGACTTCGCGCACCCAACGTCTGCAACGACGACGATGGCGGCGATTACTACCACTGCGGTCGTCTCGGAGCCCGTGAGTTGGGAGACCGTTGTTAAGGTGGTGCCTTCCATGGACGCGGTTGTGAAGGTGTTTTGTGTTCATACGGAGCCCAATTTCTCGCTGATGTGGCAGAGGAAGAGGCAGTACAGCTCGAGCAGCAGTGGCTTTATCATTGGGGGTAGGAGGGTCTTGACCAATGCGCATTCGGTGGAGCACCATACCCAGGTGAAGTTGAAGAAGCGGGGTTCAGATACCAAGTACTTGGCAACGGTTTTGGCAATCGGGACTGAGTGTGATATCGGTAATGGGAAAGTGTGGATTTTCACTTGGTTTTGAACTAATTTCGTATCTGGGTTTGGTGTCTTTCGGATCgagttgcatttttttaaaaagataattgaTGGCATTTTGTTGAATTCCAGGCTACGATAGATATGCAAATGTTAGGTGATATTATTAAGTGTCACTTCTATGCAACAACAATGCTAATGAAAATGTAATCATtaaggaaaggagaaaaagggTGATTACCATCTACGATCTATCTATCAAATACTGCAGTAAATCCTAATTTGCACTTTTCTGTTTTGGTTGAAATGAACATATGAAAGTGGAAATCAAATATTAATGGTTCATGCAGCCGCAGGTCGCGTCCGCAAAGTTTTTACGAGTTTTGTTGAATTGATGCTTAGCGATAGTATTGGTGACTAAAACTGTTAATGGTTCATGCAGTTATGCTAATGCTATACTTATGCGATCTCCGTGTCTGTTTTAATTAAACGAATGTTTAGAAATAGGATTGATGACTAAAATTTTAGAACGAATATTTATAGAGTATTGGTGATTCACTTGTAGAAAAAATGAAGTAATTGGTAACTCATCTAAATATATTAGTTTGAATTCATGCGTAATTTAATTGAAAGGGCGCTCTTACACCCTCACCCcccaccccccaccccccccccccccttttcttATGCTTCAGCGATGCTGACTGTGAGTGATGACGAGTTCTGGGAAGGAGTTTCGCCAGTGGAGTTTGGAGATTTGCCTGCACTCCAAGATGCCGTAACTGTTGTGGGCTATCCGATTGGGGGTGACACAATCTCTGTGACAAGTGGTGTTGTGTCGCGCATGGAGATACTCTCTTATGTTCACGGGTCAACAGAACTTCTTGGGTTGCAGGTTATAGTCCTTTGAATTTGCCTTCTTTTATACTTCTTTTTTTACATGATATATGCCTCCTATTAATTGACATTCCTTCACTGCCCCTTGTCTATGACATGCTTTTTTCCCAGATAGATGCTGCAATAAACTCTGGAAATTCTGGTGGGCCTGCCATTAACGATAGAGGAAAGTGCGTGGGCATTGCATTTCAAtctcttaaacatgaatatgtGGAGAACATTGGTTATGTCATACCAACACCAGTTATTATGCACTTCATTAAAGATTATGAGAAAAATGGGGCATATACAGGTACCTCAGGGTGCAGTTCCACCCCATCTACTAAAAAGAAACCCTTGAATAATATAGCTAAGAATAAATTTTTGTCTATTGCAACAAAAAAGGTTACCATTTGTATATTGCTGCATCCATGAAATTTGATCAACAGCTGTAGAATGTGGACAATGCTGAACTTTGAGGTTATTTTCTGTTTGTCGAATTATTGAATTGGCTtccataattttaaatttttttttgtttgcttcATTGTGATAGGGTTCCCAATTCTTGGAGTTGAGTGGCAGAAGATAGAAAATCCTGATCTACGCATGGCAATGGGGATGAGACCTGATCAGAAGGGTGTCCGTATAAGAAGAATTGAACCCACAGCTCCTGAATCTCAGGTTCTGAATCCATCTGATGTTATCTTGAGTTTTGATGGGGTTAATATTGCTAATGATGGAACAGGTATATCCCACCCTTCCCctagaaaagaaataataatttaagatcaTAATTCATTGTACCATTGTGTTCTGTATTTTTTCATGCTTGCTTGATTCTACCCTTATGCATTGTTTGGGTCTCAagaaatgagttttgctacatacaagcacagtcgtgcactaatctgtgtaccaatactaatttattcatacttaaaatttaaattaacactattttcaataaaatctagtttttgaccaatcacatcatattggtgcacagattagtgcacaattgtgcttgcaactatatttttttcaacaaatataTACTATGAGGAATGATAAACTTGCCAATGATAACCTTCGGTAGAAATTCGAGAGAAgttgatcaattttttttttcaaagttttctAATGCATTGAAGGTTTATTTTATGTTCATTTGGATACACCGTCATGTGGCTGTCAAAAGTGTGACTCCTATAAGATTTTTGGATGCTTGCTATATCTCAAGTTCCTGTCAATTGGAGATACGTTCACCAAATAATGGGTGAAGTTGAACGTAGGTGTGATTAAGTGGCGGTTGATGGCTGGGAAACTATCGAAagtgaattttaaaatatctcTAGTTTGGGTTCATACAAGAGTAAGAGAGGAATGCTAGAAATTGAACACAGGCAGGAAGTTAGCTTTAGCAGCGGCTAAAATAAAGTAGCTGATTGAAATGATGGTCGTGTGAATACAACATTTGACCCAATTGCTACcatttcttctaattaaattaagtgCTCCCCAGAGGATCAGAGGACAGCTGAGAAAAGGTTCGTTGGGTTGATATGTGAGACCAACAATGCAATTGATAGCAACATTTAAAGCTTGTCTGAAGTACTTAGGCTTTGCACCTCATGCTCTGTTGTATAAGTTGTGATCTGGAAGTAACATGGCCACTCCTATGTTGATAACTATTAGTGTACTGTTTTTCCCCTGTCCTATATGTTTGTTCCACCTTTTTTTTGAGAAGAGGACGGATCTTTGTTCCACCTTACCAAGGATAGTTCATGTTTAGTTTTTGGCAATTGTTTTAGCAAAGCTAGATTTTCTAATAGTTAGTTtaagttttacttttaaatttacctatcaaaaaaaaaaaaagttttacttttaaatttcCTAGTCTGGTGAGAATGCCTATTAAGGATTGCTTTTTTTACTCCTTTTAGTTCCATTCCGGCATGGAGAGCGCATTGGTTTCAG
This is a stretch of genomic DNA from Carya illinoinensis cultivar Pawnee chromosome 3, C.illinoinensisPawnee_v1, whole genome shotgun sequence. It encodes these proteins:
- the LOC122302550 gene encoding uncharacterized protein LOC122302550, which codes for MSQGYAIELYFDPALENQVLKAWNVLARRQISTQLIEIESRPHITLFSSPSIDLPMLENVVKSFASKQESLPLSFSSIGSLPDENNVLFLSPTPSLSLLQFQAQLCDTMKREGVEITDEYRQDSWIPYCAVAQQVPKTRMAEAFCVLRDLKMPVTGYAMDIGLVEFSPVRELFSFVLGNSVEA
- the LOC122302551 gene encoding protease Do-like 9 is translated as MGENKRKRGRKPKTPAEENKDFLYTTAKANDVASGPFSVTVPATETTAEPKDLSPSRRGRGRPRKVKKNKNPRPNIAASPERRGSRHTEQNGDFAHPTSATTTMAAITTTAVVSEPVSWETVVKVVPSMDAVVKVFCVHTEPNFSLMWQRKRQYSSSSSGFIIGGRRVLTNAHSVEHHTQVKLKKRGSDTKYLATVLAIGTECDIAMLTVSDDEFWEGVSPVEFGDLPALQDAVTVVGYPIGGDTISVTSGVVSRMEILSYVHGSTELLGLQIDAAINSGNSGGPAINDRGKCVGIAFQSLKHEYVENIGYVIPTPVIMHFIKDYEKNGAYTGFPILGVEWQKIENPDLRMAMGMRPDQKGVRIRRIEPTAPESQVLNPSDVILSFDGVNIANDGTVPFRHGERIGFSYLVSQKYTGDYALVKVLRDSEVLEFNIRLAAHKRLIPAHIKGRPPSYFIIAGLVFTTVSVPYLRSEYGKDYEFDAPVKLLDKHLHAMAESVDEQLVVVSQVLVADINIGYEDIVNTQVLAFNGKPVKNLKSLACMVESCDDEYLKFELEYQQIVVLHTKTAKSTTLDILTTHCIPSAMSEDLKT